A part of Archocentrus centrarchus isolate MPI-CPG fArcCen1 unplaced genomic scaffold, fArcCen1 scaffold_107_ctg1, whole genome shotgun sequence genomic DNA contains:
- the LOC115775350 gene encoding myelin-oligodendrocyte glycoprotein-like, producing MDSFKLLLCLSLISASTALQQDVQVKLGENVTLQCQICKHETISVLKWSRADLNTDGYIYFYRNRRSYQNYQHPSFHGRVKLRNPEMKDGDVSLILENVTFNDTGIYECHIAVRKPGRSSRAHTEISHFINLTVTGETHGNMMETNVTEGEREDENTLDVHIDKTQQLLYSSAPSA from the exons atggaCTCCTTCAAGCTGCTCCTGTGTTTGTCTCTAATTTCTGCATCTACAG ctctgcagcaggaTGTGCAGGTGAAGCTTGGAGAGAACGTCACTCTTCAGTGTCAGATCTGCAAACATGAAACCATCTCAGTGCTgaagtggagcagagctgacctgaACACAGACGGCTACATCTACTTCTACAGGAACAGGCGCTCCTATCAAAACTACCAGCATCCATCTTTCCACGGCCGAGTGAAGCTGAGGAACCCGGAGATGAAGGACGGAGACGTTTCTCTGATCCTGGAGAACGTGACGTTTAATGACACTGGGATATATGAGTGTCACATAGCAGTGAGGAAACCTGGGAGAAGTAGCAGAGCTCACACTGAGATCAGCCACTTCATCAACCTCACAGTCACAG gtgaaacaCATGGAAACATGATGGAGACGAACGTCACAGAAGGAGAACGTGAAGATGAAAACACGCTTGATGTG CACATAGACAAGACCCAGCAACTTCTCTACA GCTCTGCACCTTCTGCTTGA